In Macaca thibetana thibetana isolate TM-01 chromosome Y, ASM2454274v1, whole genome shotgun sequence, one genomic interval encodes:
- the DDX3Y gene encoding ATP-dependent RNA helicase DDX3Y — protein MSHVGVKNDPELDQQLANLDLNSSEKQSGGASTASKGRYIPPHLRNREASKGFHDKDSSGWSCSKDKDAYSSFGSRDSRGKSGYFSERGSGSRGRFDDRGRSDYDGIGSRDRTGFGRFERSGHSRWCDKSDEDDWSKPLPPSERLEQELFSGGNTGINFEKYDDIPVEATGSNCPPHIENFSDIDMGEIIMGNIELTRYTRPTPVQKHAIPIIKGKRDLMACAQTGSGKTAAFLLPILSQIYTDGPGEALKAVKENGRYGRRKQYPISLVLAPTRELAVQIYEEARKFSYRSRVRPCVVYGGADIGQQIRDLERGCHLLVATPGRLVDMMERGKIGLDFCKYLVLDEADRMLDMGFEPQIRRIVEQDTMPPKGVRHTMMFSATFPKEIQMLARDFLDEYIFLAVGRVGSTSENITQKVVWVEDLDKRSFLLDLLGATGRDSLTLVFVETKKGADSLEDFLYHEGYACTSIHGDRSQRDREEALHQFRSGKSPILVATAVAARGLDISNVRHVINFDLPSDIEEYVHRIGRTGRVGNLGLATSFFNEKNMNITKDLLDLLVEAKQEVPSWLENMAYEHHYKGGNRGRSKRFSGGFGARDYRQSSGSSSSGFSSSRGSSSRSGGGGYGNSRGFGGGGYGGFYTSDGYGGNYNSQGVDWWGN, from the exons GCTTCCATGATAAAGACAGTTCAGGTTGGAGTTGCAGCAAAGATAAGGATGCATATAGCAGTTTTGGGTCTCGAGATTCTAGAGGAAAGTCTGGTTATTTCAGTGAACGTGGAAGTGGATCAAGGGGAAG ATTTGATGATCGTGGACGGAGTGACTATGATGGTATTGGCAGTCGTGACAGAACTGGCTTTGGCAGATTTGAACGGAGTGGACACAGTCGGTGGTGTGACAAGTCAGATGAAGATGATTGGTCAAAACCACTTCCACCAAGTGAACGCTTGGAGCA AGAACTGTTTTCTGGAGGAAACACAGGGATTAACTTTGAGAAATACGATGATATACCAGTAGAGGCAACTGGCAGTAACTGTCCTCCACATATTGAAAAT TTTAGCGATATTGACATGGGAGAAATTATCATGGGGAACATTGAACTTACTCGCTATACTCGTCCTACTCCAGTGCAAAAACATGCCATTCCTATTATTAAGGGAAAAAGAGACTTAATGGCTTGTGCCCAAACAG gatCTGGGAAAACTGCAGCATTTCTTTTACCTATACTGAGTCAGATATATACAGATGGTCCTGGAGAAGCTTTGAAGGCTGTAAAG gaaaatgGAAGGTATGGGCGCCGCAAACAATACCCAATATCCTTGGTTTTAGCCCCAACAAGAGAATTGGCTGTACAGATCTATGAGGAAGCTAGAAAA TTTTCCTACCGATCTAGAGTTCGTCCTTGTGTAGTTTATGGTGGTGCTGATATTGGTCAGCAGATTCGGGACTTAGAACGTGGATGCCACTTGTTAGTAGCCACTCCAGGACGTCTAGTGGATATGATGGAAAGAGGAAAGATTGGATTAGACTTCTGCAA GTACTTAGTGTTGGATGAAGCTGATAGGATGCTGGATATGGGATTTGAACCTCAGATACGTCGTATAGTTGAACAAGATACTATGCCACCAAAGGGCGTTCGTCACACCATGATGTTTAGTGCTACTTTTCCTAAGGAAATACAG ATGCTTGCTCGTGACTTTTTGGATGAATATATCTTTTTGGCTGTAGGCAGAGTAGGCTCTACCTCTGAGAACATCACACAGAAAGTAGTTTGGGTGGAAGACTTAGATAAACGGTCATTTTTGCTGGACCTATTAGGTGCAACAG GGAGGGATTCGCTGACTTTAGTGTTTGTGGAGACCAAAAAGGGAGCAGATTCCCTGGAGGATTTCTTATACCATGAAGGATACGCTTGTACCAGTATTCATGGAGACCGGTCACAGAGAGATCGAGAGGAGGCCCTTCACCAGTTTCGCTCAGGGAAAAGCCCAATTCTAGTGGCTACAgct gTGGCAGCACGAGGACTAGACATTTCAAATGTGAGACATGTTATCAATTTTGATTTGCCAAGTGATATTGAAGAATATGTTCATCGTATTGGCCGTACAGGACGTGTAGGAAACCTGG GCCTTGCCACCTCattctttaatgaaaaaaatatgaatattacaAAGGATTTGTTGGATCTTCTTGTAGAAGCTAAACAAGAAGTGCCTTCTTGGTTGGAAAATATGGCTTATGAACACCACTACAAGGGTGGCAATCGTGGACGATCTAAAAG ATTCAGTGGAGGATTTGGTGCCAGAGACTATCGACAGAGTAGTGGTTCCAGCAGTTCTGGCTTTAGTAGTAGTCGTGGAAGCAGCAGCCGCAGTGGTGGAGGTGGTTACGGCAACAGCAGAGGATTTGGTGGAg GTGGCTATGGAGGCTTCTACACTAGTGATGGATATGGAGGAAATTATAACTCCCAGGGGGTTGACTGGTGGGGCAACTGA